From Toxorhynchites rutilus septentrionalis strain SRP chromosome 2, ASM2978413v1, whole genome shotgun sequence, a single genomic window includes:
- the LOC129764400 gene encoding tigger transposable element-derived protein 1-like, with protein MASQKTAFKKNRSRVSLSLEMKLNILDALQDGKSVANVGRNLKINESTVRTIKKNQDSIRQTAAQGTIYATKSSSYTRDPLMVKMEKALHMWIEDHAQKKIPLDQELIREKALSLYLWLEKNEPSSSKKKDFTASKGWFYNFIRSNSIRNVKIKGESASADVSAANSFPPKLAKIIKEGAYHGDQVFNGDETGLFWKRMPSRTYITQQEQYASGFKAAKDRVTLLFCSNASGDLMLKPLLINRAMTPRSLKGADFNKLPVHWKANTKAWVTKAVFEEWFYDMFIPEVKTYLEGKGLEFHVLLILDNAPGHLVIKHPNVQVVFLPPNTTSLLQPQDQGIIAAFKKLYIKQCLRYILEKLESDETMTVIQAWKEFKIRDALTFIGKALSSMKSKTLNSCWKPLWPECVKAGSTDPSNVEESEILILAHAIGGKGFKDMDSRDVEELLEDTEIEDDELMQSLVTSEPLEDDEDRDIKPCDIEDGNKLADTLVKHFMEKDPCVERAVSFRNDLKLCMLRYNRLNEKTQPTVIDEDDEDFSLPLERRRSRPISSDEEDIATSSNRKHPRVANDSD; from the exons ATGGCTTCGCAAAAAACCGCCTTCAAAAAAAACAGATCAAGAGTGTCTCTTTCTTTGGAAATGAAGCTCAATATTTTGGATGCCCTTCAAGATGGGAAATCTGTTGCAAACGTCGGCaggaatttaaaaatcaacgaatcgaCTGTGCGTACAATTAAAAAGAATCAAGATAGCATCAGACAGACAGCAGCTCAGGGCACTATCTATGCAACAAAATCCTCATCATATACACGAGATCCATTGATGGTCAAGATGGAAAAGGCACTTCATATGTGGATCGAAGATCACGCGCAGAAGAAAATACCCTTGGATCAGGAATTAATAAGGGAGAAAGCTTTGAGCCTTTACCTTTGGTTAGAGAAGAATGAGCCGTCTTCAAGTAAAAAGAAAGACTTTACCGCGAGTAAGGGATGGTTTTATAACTTTATACGTAGTAATTCCATTCGCAACGTTAAAATCAAGGGTGAATCCGCATCGGCCGATGTTTCGGCTGCAAATAGTTTTCCTCCAAAGCTCGCTAAGATCATAAAAGAAGGTGCGTATCATGGTGACCAAGTGTTCAATGGAGATGAAAcgggtcttttttggaaaagaatGCCGTCTCGTACCTACATTACGCAGCAGGAGCAATATGCCAGTGGTTTCAAAGCGGCCAAAGACAGGGTTACCCTGTTATTTTGCAGTAATGCTTCAGGCGACCTTATGTTGAAACCGCTATTGATCAATCGTGCTATGACGCCCCGCTCGTTGAAGGGGGCTGATTTCAACAAACTGCCAGTGCACTGGAAAGCTAACACTAAAGCGTGGGTCACAAAAGCCGTTTTTGAGGAATGGTTTTACGATATGTTTATTCCGGAAgtgaaaacatacttggaaggaAAAGGTTTGGAGTTCCACGTGCTTTTGATTTTGGATAACGCTCCAGGACACCTAGTTATCAAGCACCCAAACGTTCAAGTTGTGTTTCTTCCACCGAATACAACTTCTTTGTTACAGCCTCAAGATCAAGGAATAATTGCTGCTTTCAAGAAGTTGTACATTAAACAATGTCTTCGGTACATCCTCGAAAAGCTTGAAAGCGATGAAACGATGACGGTAATTCAAGCGTGGAAAGAATTTAAGATAAGAGACGCTCTGACGTTCATAGGAAAGGCTCTGTCTTCTATGAAATCTAAAacattgaattcgtgctggaagcCACTATGGCCAGAATGCGTGAAAGCTGGTTCAACAGACCCTTCAAATGTGGAAGAATCAGAAATTCTCATTCTGGCACATGCAATTGGAGGGAAAGGATTCAAAGATATGGATAGTAGAGACGTTGAAGAGCTTCTTGAAGACACCGAAATTGAAGATGATGAACTGATGCAGAGTTTAGTCACATCGGAGCCTTTAGAGGACGATGAAGACCGGGATATCAAGCCATGTGATATCGAAGACGGGAATAAATTAGCGGATACCCTCGTAAAACATTTTATGGAAAAGGATCCTTGTGTTGAGAGAGCCGTTTCATTTCGGAATGATTTGAAACTGTGTATGCTTCGCTACAATAGattgaacgaaaaaacacaGCCAACAGTTATCGATGAAG ATGACGAGGATTTCAGCTTACCATTGGAACGCAGACGATCTCGTCCGATTTCTTCGGATGAGGAAGATATCGCCACATCATCTAACCGCAAACATCCACGTGTTGCTAATGATAGTGATTAG